The following nucleotide sequence is from Zea mays cultivar B73 chromosome 1, Zm-B73-REFERENCE-NAM-5.0, whole genome shotgun sequence.
AAGGTTTTTTGACACTTTGCGAAAAAGGCACTTCTATTGGACACATAAGAATCCCTAGTAATCATCTCGGAGTCAGACTCGAGTGGAGAAGTCTCCTCTACTACGACATTCGTGCCTGACCCACAAAGGTCCACCTACTAACGACCCTGAGTCCTAGCACTAGATTTAGGCGGAGTAGCAGTAGGCCCTACAACATCCAAGGAAGACTCGGACGGGGTAGCCATTGCTCCTTCAATGCCCCCTCCCATCTCCATAACCTCAAACGTCGCATCATCTGAGATATCTCTTGTCTTCAAATGGATGGAATTTTTTCGGCGGCGTTGATAGAAGAATAAGTGTTAAATGCCCACCTCTTGTCAGCCCAGTGGATAGAGGGCGCAATAGTATCAAAACATTCTGAAAAGAGCGCCAAGAGGCTTACATGCAAACGGTCAAAAGTCACCGATGGCCAAAGAGGTTGTAAACTTTCCATACCATGGCGAGCTAAAGATTTTGGAATTAACTCCAATTGCTGTGACTCTGAACCCACCATGTCCGCTTCCAAATCAAAGCTGTTGGACTCCACCCTTGTCTCCCACTCAGATACAGGGCACTGCAAGGAGTCAGGTTGACACTAAATCAGAAGAACTTCATCAGATCTGCATTCGGAATGAGCAAGTTTCTGAAATGGACCTAGATGTACATTGTGAGAACGCCCCTGGGAGGGTTTACTCTCCTCCAAGGTGGGGGCATTAGTTTCTACACCCCTAATCAAAACCTTCTAAGAAGAATTATGACGATCATTATCTTCAGCATCATCGCCTAGGTGAACACCAGGAGGCCTAGAATGTGGATCAGAGTTGTTCGATCGGAAGGCAATGGAGAAACAAAAGGTAACATGGTAGCTCAGAGCTACAGTTTCTCCAACGCCGCCCTCGACAACCTAAATAGGCTGAATAATCCACAGGTCTCGCATATTAGGAATGGCAGATGGACCAGAACACCACGTAGAACACTTGAAGCATGACATATCTTGCAACGCCGAAGTATCCTGGTGCACTTGATGAATAGAAGCAAATGGGTTAAGCAGATGCTCCATAGTACTAGTTTCCCAAGCATGAACAGGGGTCCCAGCAGTCTCAAATTCAACAAGGTATGGCAAGGAGACTCCCGAAGCGCCCAAAAGTCTCGACCAACGTTTGCAAAATACAGAGAAAGAAGTTGCTCTGATAACTGACCAACGAGTGAtgagaagctctatcaatgcaatATCAGGGAGGATCAACAAGAGGCTGGAAGATGACATCCTGCGGATAACAAGAGATGTCTTGGGAACATCCAAGCGTGGAGCAAGAAGAGCAACAATCTCTGCAAGAGCAATCTCACTGTCGCTAATGATGGTTAACACAACATCAGTCCTTAAGTCATCTTCGGTCGCTGCCAGCATGTTACTCCAACCCATAATGCATGGTGGGAGAATGCCATGTGGAGTCTGTGAGCTATTAACTGAAGCGATCGACAGTCTGCCATCATTGGGGATGTCCGACGCTGAGCTTCCATGCCTTCGAGTTGAACGTCGTCGCTTACGCGCCTGACATCGACGAGGCCGACCAGCCACATCACCAGAGGCGTCACCAAAACCACCATCACCAGACCGTTGTGAGGCCCCATATGCGTCACATACATTGATGGACCTCCAGGAAGAACTAGGGGAGCAAGCCACTCCCAGATCGCAGGCTTAGGAGGCGGGGGAGGCTCACGAAAGATAGCAGAATGCACCTTAGAAAGGACTGAGGTATGTTTCTCAGGAAAAACTAATCTCTCCCAGACCGATGGCTTGATCAATAGTTGTGACCTCTTCCTTGGGCAATCATAGGATCGATGCCCATCCTCTCCACAAATAAAACATTTTACCAAGGAACGACACTGGAAGGCCATATGGCCGGTGGCCAGGCAGTTGAAACAACGTCTAGAGACAGTTCATCTGGCTGAGGCCCGTTCTGCATTCGAACGAAACCTCCTCGTCCTTCGTGATTCTACCAGTTTCCAACCATCATCAATTGCAGCCTTCACACTGCGCTTCGGACAAAGAACTAGACGCCAAACCTGTCTTCGTGATGATTGCACACGTAGCAGACCCGCCGTCCCATTGATGGCCGGTGCAGAGTCCACAAGACCACAACCGTCGTCTTCGAGAGGAGCACCTCATGGAAGGAAGGACGCGACAATCCAGCGACCGTCTCCACCTGATCGATCACCGGACTGACATCTCTCCAGTGACCCTCCTTCGAACGGCCAAGGCGGCTAAGGGAGATTTCACTAGGGGATAGGGAAGGGGGGGGGGACTAACGCCAAAGATGATGGCTGAGACTAGAGATGACAATGGGTAAATATCCATCGGGTATTACTACCCCGTACTCATATCCACGACACAAAATAACcccatcgggtcacccatatacactggtgggtatggatttacTCCCATAGCCATACtcatgtgggtatgggtcacccacCGGGTCACACGTACCCAcaaaattaaacatctatcaaaatattatattatacaaatgtcaagtatatccatctaaataacattacaaaatttctagcatcatttaaccatccattcaataCACCAAAGgtaattggataaagtagtaacactagAATAGTACTACATAAcacattacatggtcattaaattgtcgttaagaCTTCTATGATATTATGGCCTAAAatgttgttaaatagtaaaaaagatggatgactaaagtccaagttcatgcttgggctaagtttatattgggtattttatatcCACGGGTTAACAGGTATGGGTGAAGGcagaacgttctaatacccgtttacccattgggtgaatatttttgcccaataacagacccacaGGTAGAATATAAAGCCCACATACATatcctaatggagtaaatacccatcgggtatcgggtcacgtgtacccattgccatctctagctgAGACGTCTTCGCATTGAGGAGGGTGGCCGTCGGACCCAGAGTGGGCGCCGACATGGCTGGCCGGAGGAGGGAGCACGGTGGAGGGAGGGTTCTGGGGCAGCGCCACCGCCAGGGAGGGAGGGGTCGGGAGCGGAGGAGTCGGCCACCTCTACAACATGCTAAAGCTAGATGAGTGtaacaataaataaatatattgttACACTCATCTTGTTACGACCGACGTCCAATATGCCAGACGCCATAAGCGCCATAGCAGCTAGGTAGTTGCCTAGTTTATTGCTGGTTTGTTATGCAGCCGGCTAATTTATTGCCTAGTTTATTGCTGGCCGGCTAGATAGGATGAGGTTAGTTGGTTGGAGAATAATGTGGAGATCCACCTAGATAGAAGGAGATTAGTCAGTCAGATAAGTTAGAAAGGGGACTATATGTACCGACTATTATCATTAATGAAGGATCAAGCAGGGCAACCTTTGCCATCTGCTCATCAGCCGTACCTCCTCCTCCATCCACTCGACCAAGCCGAGATCACGGCTTCCAGGCTCTTGCCCGCCTACCCATCACCACTACCAACTGCGCAACCCTAGCCCTTCCACATCTAGCTTTGTAACTAAATATTATGGTTTTTGACAGTTCCAATATGGGTGATATTAGCTGATTTGTAGTTTGTAGTTGAACCCAATGATGCTTTAATCTTCTGAAAAATATGATTGACTAACTATTTTCTCAATTTTTTTTCAAACTTTATATTATTAGCTTTAATCTTGTATAAAGCTGATCTGAGATGTCTGATGTAGCTTGGCAAATATCTCTTTCAAGGAAGTAGTTCAGTCCTATGTTTTCTTGCCTTGCATTATGTGGGCACGTGGCTTATTGTTTTGGTTCCAATTATACATGCCAAATTTTGCATTATGTATTTTTGTAAGGTGCTCTCATACTGTTTCCATTAGAAAAAATGTTCAGATGCTCCATTTatcatttttattttttatttactAATTTGTGAGGCAGTAGTGAGTAGATTTATAATATGGCTTAATTTCTTTATTAGGCTACGACCATAAATATTCAAAATTAAAATACAGGAAAGAAACATATTTCATAAATTACTTGATTGGTCTATATTTGTTGTTCTAACATTGCTAATGAATACAAATTTTGCTTGGAGTAATAGATATTTGTAGGGCCTATTCCTTCGTAGACACCAAGAAGCATGAGCATTTGTTCATTATTTGGAAACTTTGTTTTTTTGTAGAAAGGCAGTTGATATTATTTTGTGTACTAAATTTATGGCCAGCTCGATCCTACAATTGGggcttattattattttttttctgTTTGCCAagatttctattcagttttatcagGAGGAAGTACAACTGAATCAGACCCTGACACTGCAAGCCACATGGCTGAAGTTGAAACTGAGGAAGATGAAGTTACATACTTTGATACAAGAGACTTTTTATCTGCAGAGTCTTTACGGAGTGCTTCATGTCAAAGGAGGGAACTAATTGCACATGGTTTTGGATCAGAATATGTTGGAGATTCTGTTACAAATACTGTCAAAACTACTAAATATCCCTTTGTGTTACGTAGGGATAAGCTACCAGAGCCGAAGGAAAAAGAGAAACATATAGGATTATGGTCAATAATTAGAGAAAATATAGGGAAAGACCTGTCAGGTGTTTGTCTACCTGTTTATTTCAATGAACCTCTTTCTTCTTTACAAAAATGTTTTGAAGATttggagtactcttacttggttgACCATGCACTACACTGGGGAAAACAGGTAGAGTAGTAAACCATTCTAACACTGTCTTTAAAAGGTTAATTATGTGAGCTTCTATTCAGTGTTTCTTAATGGTTCTATTTTATTTTTCTTTGTAAGATCTTCCATATATTTCAACTGCTTAGTCAAACATTTTTGGGAGTCTAGAAAAAAAATTGATATTGGTCAAAATTTAACTAGTTGTGCATGGGCAGACCTAGTGCTGGAGGTTCCCACATGAGTATGGTAGATAAACCGAGGTAAGCCTCCCCACACAAAAATGGAGAGGCTGCTTCGAATCCGTGATCCACATGAGTAGGGTGGATAGGTAAGCCTCCCCGGGCAAATATGGAGAGGCTGGTTTGAATCCGTGATCTGGTCTAGTGACTCAGTGAGACAACTCTCACCACTGCACTAGGCCTGCACCATTAGTTGTGCATGGCCAAGTTCTTTTTAGTAGCTATAATTTTCTTCTTTGGAATATCGGACTGCATTATATGTTTTATGCATGACACTTCAAATAACTAAATTTGGTCATGTAAAAAAACTTCACATTTGAAGCCTTGGTTCCTTGCCCAATCCTGGTGGCCTTGCCAACCAAGAACTTTTATGCATGGATTGGGCTGAAATTCCTGCCAATTTTGATTCATCCAAACAAGTTATGCAGACATGTTGAATAATTGTAAAAAAGGCAATGTTAGTACGAATAATTTTACTGATTTGAACTCTCTAGTGTTATCTCTATCATCCAAACTCATTGCACAAGCTGTTTGAAACTTTGAATTTATGATACCTTAAGAGTCAACAATTTCTGTCTAGCATGTGATTATAGGAGAATCCAACCCCATGTCCACACTCCCCAAAAAATGTCGATACACTGATTAAAAAAAGATCTTCATATCCAATTTCCTTTCGGTTCTTCAAATCCGTCTCATGCCAAAGCACAGATGTATGGTCTGGCCCAAGTCTTGGTGGTCGTTCTCACATTTTCTATGGTACCATTGTGTATGGGTGTGGCAGGGTTTTATGGTTTTTTCTCGACCTGGGTGAGAATGTTTTCTTCTTAGCAAATTGCCTAGGGGCTCTCTTACCCCGCAGGTCAAGTTTTGTAATCTTCAACCTAATTTGAGTGCTGTGCTTCTGTTCCTATTAATGCTTTATGTTTTGCAATGCAATGATTCTTGGTAAATACAATGTAGGGTGACAGCTTAATGAGGATACTTCATGTAGCAGCATTTGCAGTATCAGGTTATGCTTCAACCGAAGGTCGGCAATGCAAACCCTTCAATCCCCTACTGGGGGAAACATATGAAGCTGATTATCCAGATAAAGGACTTCGTTTTTTCTCTGAAAAGGTTGCACAACTGTTCGAATTCTGAACTAAGTTTTAGTCCGTTCTGCAACACTTGTCCATAGCGCACACAGTCTGAGAAAGTATTACTTTCAGGAAAAAGAAAATGTGGAATGACCATCCATTACCCCTATTTAATGTAATCATAGAGCATGCAAGTTTAATTCTTAGTTCCTGTCTTCTGAACATTTAATTAGGGTTAGAGTGGAAATACAGCAATAACTGCACACTTTATATCGTCATTGGACAAGTATTATGAAATGTTTTATTCCAAGGCCATGGACAAGTATTGTAGGAAACAGAGGGGAACAAGTGATTTAATTCCTAGTTCCTACTTCCTGCCATCGATTTTGTTTGTACTTTGCATGTTTTCTAGTAGTAGTAACCTATAGTGCTCATTGAACTTATTTGATTAAGAAGGTATTCACATGAATTGATTAAAGAAACATGGTTGTGACAAAAAACTGATATTTATTTCAGGTCAGTCATCACCCAATGGTTGTTGCATGCCACTGTGACGGCAGAGGTTGGAGATTCTGGGGTGATTCCAATCTGAAAGGGAAGTTCTGGGGTCGATCCATTCAGCTTGACCCAATAGGCGTTCTTACGCTCCAATTTGATGACGGAGAAACATTTCAGTGGAGTAAAGTGACTACTTCCATTTACAATATCATAATTGGCAAAATTTACTGTGACCATTATGGCACAATGCGCATCAATGGAAGTGGCCAGTACTCCTGCAAGCTTAAATTTAAAGAACAGTCAATTATTGATCGCAATCCACACCAGGTAACTCAGTAACTTGAAACTTCTACATATGTGATAGGAACTGTTCAAAGGAAACCTTTTGCTTTGAAAAATAAGGGCATATTTTATTATAACAGAGCAGCACATTACTTCTACATCCTCTGGTCCAAAGtcttttattctttttttttcttgaaCAATGCAGGAGATCTGCGTGTCATTTCTTAAGAAAGAGAAAGAAAGTACCACATACATCAAACGACCGAAAACAGCCAAAACCACCTTTATCCCTACAGCCAGGGACTGAGAAAATAAAAGCTTTGGCTGTTACAACGGTGACACCTAGACCATTTGAATACAAAAACCACAGAGGGATAGGCCATCAAGATCTACACAGTTGTAGCTCGTGCCCAGACCAGGAAGTCTTGCAGTTTGGAGGCCCCAGCCCACCACCAAAGCGGACATTCCTCAACAATCCTTGTGATCAAAGTTAGTGTGTTAGGCTCTGAATTCTCAAAGACACAAGAATTCCTGTGCTTCCATATCTCCCAGGCTGTTAAAATGACAAGGGAATTCAGCCTTGCCTCCTTTTATTCTTTTATTAATCTCTATTACCTCAGATAGCATCATACCGGTCTATAAAGACATGTGCCAAAGAAGTGTTTTTACTTTAACTTTTACTAGGTTGTTGCCCATGCATTGCAAGGGGAGCCAAAAAAACAATATTTTCCAAGAAAAATTTGGACCATCCCAATTTGGAATCTATTGCACAACTAAACCTCATGGTTCCTGACTGAGATTCCCCAAAAAAGATGCCTCTCCTGCATGTCCGGAAAAAAATCGAGACCAAGAAAGAACTCCCACCTGAACTACTTATACAAAGACATGGTACTGGTAAAGCAATCCTAATATTTGCAGTTTTATCCACTTTGAAATACAAAAAAAGGTTACCTAGAAGGACAGGCTTGACAGTTTTAATGTGAACCAGTATTAAATCAAAACCTAGTAGTGAGGAAACATCAATTATTAACAAAACAATATGGATTTACTTTGGAGAGAGCACATGAGAGGACAAGGATTTTCTTCTTTCAGGATTCCATGTTGGGAAATTGTCACACGTTCGATCTGGGGGTGACTTCCCCATAGAGGGTAGTTTTGGTGAAAATAGAGGAGGATTAGAGAGGAACAACGACAGCCCTAGGGTTGTCACGCCTTAGAAAGAGAGGTGGGACGGCGGCAGCAGGGTGCTGCAGTTGGCTTGGTGTGCGATGGGCAGCATGGATCCAGCAGCTAGGGCTGCTGGTGGGCGTGTGGGTGGCATGGCCGAGGTGCGGGAGCAGCGGTGGCACTGCGGGTGCAGCGACGGCGGTGGTGTGGCTGGCTCAgggcagcagcaggctgctgctaGTGGCGGAGGTGACCTGCGGCTGAGGGAAAGAGATAGGTTATACCCTAGATTATTGTTGCTTAATCTCAAAAGATACATCTCCCCTTATATTTGTAGGGACGGCCAGAGGAGGGCAGGGAGGGCCGGCAGTGGCAGGGAGGGGGCGGCGGCTGGCAGCAGGGGAGAAGGGGCGGTGGCTGGGTGGGTGGGGTGGGAGGAAAGAAAACTTGGCTCTATACCatgtgggaaaccctaaccctggATTAGGGTTTGGtgttgtattaatagacttgagtTAACTGGACCaagcccattacacaggggtgaGAGGGTAATTACACGGGAAAACCCCAAACTCTAAACGGGTATTCTAATAGGGAGGGCTTGACCTGACTCGACTCTAAGTTATCCTAGCTTTTGGACTCTTCCTAATCCTAAACCTAGATGTGTTTTTGTAACATGTTACATCGTAAATTACAATGGCTGCCCTACAGTACCCACCATGGGGTACTGTTCGCATTGGGCCCAGTTGGCCTATCTTGGCCCAACACCTTCGTCGTTCGTCATGGCTATTTAGGCCCGTGACACCATTCCCACCtttactgcataacatgttctcgtGCTGTATCGTTGTCCAGTTGTTGACGTCGTTCGGGAAGAAGCTTCTCTTGGTGGTGGTTTCTGCTATTGCTAAAGTGGCACTATGAGTACAAGGTTGGGGTTGGTTTCATGACCTTTTTCTCCCTCCTAGAGACAACACATCATTGTGCTCGTTTTATAGTTGTCGTAGCGTCACGATTGGGTTTGATGTTGTAGCGCCTGTCTTTTATTTTTCAAGTGTTGGAGCTGTCTTTTATTTTTCAAGTGTTGGAGCCTGCCTGATGTTGTTGCCAGTTGCATAGTCGTGGTGGTTGCCATGGTTGTCGCTTGAGGTACTCCCATAGTGATGAATGAGTTTATGCTGTGTGTTTGTTTTCATCCGCAATAGTAGGACAGTGGTGGTAACATCCAAGTAGATGGTGCTGATGTGGAGAAGGTCGTTGATGATGATGCTGCCTCTTAGTTGTAGCATTGTAGTAACGACATTGTAGATGTTGTCTATGGTGGTGTGGATGTTGTAGGCTGTGTTGATGTTGAGAGCAGCGTGTCAGCGATGTTGTGAAAGCTGTCACTCCTTCTGATAATGACGAGTCGTATCCCTTATATTTGGAAGCATATTGGGTCACCTTGTTTGTTGTGAAGGCTGTCTCTCAATCTGGGACTTGGTTGATGGTGTAGTGTTGCAGCCAGGAGTCCCTGACCGACATGTTTGGAAATTATCATCTAATGGAACATATTCCTGCAAATCAGCCTACCAAGCGATGTTCATAGGGACCATTCAGTTTGCCCCTGGAGAAAAGTCTGGAAGAGTTGGGCTCCAGCTAACTGTAAATTCTTTGTTTGGCTGGCCATCAACAATAGGTGTTGGACCTCAGGCCGGCTGGCTAGGCGAGGGTTACCACATCAAGCAGCATGCCCATTTTGTGACCAGGCGGAGGAAACCATACATCACATCCTAGTCTCCTGTGTGCTGTCCAGAGAAATATGGGAAGGGATTTTGAGGAAACTTAAGCTTGATATGGTCCCACGCCCCATTTCCTCTAGCCGGGTTTGGACCTGGTGGTGTAAATCCACCGCTACTATCCCCAAAGATTTTAAAAAATGGTTCAATTCCTTGGTCATTTTGGTCATTTGGGAGCTTTGGAAGCACATGAATGCGTGTTCGATGGAGTTCAACCTCAGCCTCAAGTGATCTTTGCTCAAGTGACTGTTGAATCCCACATGTGGGGCTTGGCTAGGGCTTCTAACCTTAAGAAGCTCCTTCAAAGGAAGGCTCCTTAGGCTGGGTGTGGTCGTTGAGGTCGTGTTCAGAGTTGCTGTGTAAAGTGTTCTAGTGTTCTTGGGGGGGTGTTAACCGCCTCCTTGTATTTGTAACTTTTTTCTCCCTTAATGAAATGACACGCAGTTCTCCTGCGTAGTTCAAAAAAAGTCTTAGGCATCATGGTAGCATGCTCGGATGTTGGTACATTAGAGTTGGCCTTATTAGTTGTAGAAAAATTTGAATTTGTACCTAGCCTTTTGCTATAACAGTGATAGTGGCCGCACCTTCCTCGGTTCCTCGGCACCGTTGCGCCTTGTCTGTTCACCACCGCCGGTGCCACTGTTGGCGGAAGATCCATAGGTGTCGCCGTTGCAACCCCACACCCTTGTTCGCCAAATGCCGCGCGGATTGCCGCAAGGCTCCGCCCAGCCGTTGCGACTCGTAATTGTTGCGTGGATCCAGGCCGCGCTCACCGTCGGCTCGTCATCATCGTGTGGATCCAGGCCATGCTCACTGTTGCAGATCTAAGCTGTGCGTGCTGTCGCGGATCTAGGTTGTGCCTGCGACTGTACTTGACGCTACCGCGACTACTCTCATCTGAATCGTCTGACCCGTGCCCACACCTAGGAGCACCGCCCTCGAGCGCTGCCCGCGTCTGCCTGGGAGACCGCGCCTGCGTTCACATCATCCTCCGTCCGCGTCCGCCTCATCCTCTGGGCGCGACCACCTTCTTCGTCGACTTGTTGTGCTGGCTACTGGGAGCAACATCTTCATCATCTCcgcgtggctgctgctgctgggtcTTTTGTGTTTAGACTGCATTGAGAGGTCATGGTTTACTCTTTCACCTGACTGAAGCTTCGCTAGTTCTTGCTGATGATCAGAGCATGCTGCAACAATCAAACACATGGCAAATTAATGATGGCATGGTTATGGTTGCAATGGTCAGCAACACCAATCCATCCATGATAATGAGTTTGTCAAAATTCACAACTACTAAAGCTATTTGGTCACATTTGAAGGAACGTTTTGTTTAGCACAGTGGTGCATTGTTACACACCCTTATACTGCAAACTCATGTCATTGAGCAACATGATATGTCTATTGATGAGTATTACTTAGCCTTTGATCGTCTGGTGGGTACATTGACCTCTATGGTGCCTACTTGTACATCTGTTCCATGTCTAGCTCATCAGTTTATTGAGAAGTTCTTCACCTACAGATTTGTTATGAGAGTTTGACCTAAATTTGATGCACTTCATGCTCGATTGCTTCATAGTGCTGACACTCTCACAATGGCTAAGGCATTGTCTGAATTACTTGCTGAAGAGACTCGTCTTAAGTCTATGTCTTCTCCTGTTGGTGAGGATCCTCAGTGTGTTGGCTGTTGTTCAGAAACCTAGGCATACCTCTTTTCAGCCTTGTAAAGCATTGCAAATAGATTAACCGCTCCGATAACTACTTTGCTAAGTTTTCGGAGAAACTAGCTGATGGTGCAGGACGAGTCGTTAGGCGTGGCGGTTTTGAAGTGGCTGGCTGGGAATGACCCTCTAGGACCTAGGAGCGTCGCTCATAGGCTCGAGCCATTGCGAGAGCGGTGTTCAAGTCTTGTGGGTTGAACATCTCGACATCAATGTGGATGTGCTTCGGAAGCCCTGCTGTGAAGAGTTGTGCTTGCTACGTTGGAGCTAGGGGTGCAACATGGCCCATAAGTGCCCAGCAACACTACTGGCCATTCATCCACTGATGAATTGAAGGGTAGGCGTGCCAGTTCGCCCAGGGGATTTCTTCGGATGGGGGTCCAAACCTTTGATGGCACAGGAATGTGAAGCGATCCCAAGAAAGCGCAGGTTTGTCGCGATTGATCATAATGAACCACTGTCGAGCCGCTCCTGTCATATAATAGGAGGCGAGCCATACTCTGTCGGATTCCAGGGTGCACTGTCCCTGGAAGTACTGCTCACAGAGATTGAGCCATCCCAGCGGGTCGTCCGTGCCATCAAATAGTGGGAAGTCGAGTTTGTGGAAGCAAGGAACTGATTGTGGTAGGGTGTACCCCATGGCGTCCCCTAGGGCTGAGGCGGTGTAGGGCTGCGTGGTTGTTGAGATGGGTGCCGACGGATTTGAGAAGATGGGGATTTGTGATGGGGATGGTGGGAACTGGATCTGGTGGTGGTATGGAGGGGTTAGGTGCAGCGGTGATGGGGGCGGATGATGGTGAGGGGTTTATGGCTGGTATGCCGCCATATCCTGGCAGTCCA
It contains:
- the LOC100383477 gene encoding oxysterol-binding protein-related protein 1D isoform X1, producing the protein MNPLCCIAPVSLEHAADQLHEHPQRILAGAPPATPAPKQDAVVGVLHKWVNYGKGWRSRWFVLEDGVLSYYKLRGAGAGGVAVSPAAAAARVIGDGSAVQQAREVAAGAGKLWKPFGVIHLKVSSIRASKSDDKRLYIFSGTKTLHLRCETEEDRNAWIDALLAAKDQFPRSQTSNDVGSMADIMLSSEKLRARLLQEGLCEAVVRECESIMMSELLELHNHIKSQQQQHSILIDRLRQLETEKVELERTVVHETKERETLGYANSRQSDFYSVLSGGSTTESDPDTASHMAEVETEEDEVTYFDTRDFLSAESLRSASCQRRELIAHGFGSEYVGDSVTNTVKTTKYPFVLRRDKLPEPKEKEKHIGLWSIIRENIGKDLSGVCLPVYFNEPLSSLQKCFEDLEYSYLVDHALHWGKQGDSLMRILHVAAFAVSGYASTEGRQCKPFNPLLGETYEADYPDKGLRFFSEKVSHHPMVVACHCDGRGWRFWGDSNLKGKFWGRSIQLDPIGVLTLQFDDGETFQWSKVTTSIYNIIIGKIYCDHYGTMRINGSGQYSCKLKFKEQSIIDRNPHQEICVSFLKKEKESTTYIKRPKTAKTTFIPTARD